Genomic window (Daucus carota subsp. sativus chromosome 5, DH1 v3.0, whole genome shotgun sequence):
GCTCTGCCTTTGTTTAGTGATCGGCCACTTACTCGAAGAAAATCGGTGGCTTAATGAATCCATCACCGCCCTTGTTCTCGTATGTCTCTGAGTCGAACCCGGTGTCCGGGataacagaggataaaccctgtCTATCCAATATATCTATTCTATTCTATTGCtaagaaaatttatatatgaatccGGATTAATTATGATGATAATTTCAGGGGATTATTGCAGGAGCTACTATCTTATATTTCAGCAAAGGCCAAAGTTCTCGTTTACTGACGTTCGATGAGAATCTcttctttatttatcttttaCCTCCCATTATATTCAATGCCGGGTAAGTCTGTGATTATTATTTACTTGCTTGTTTATTTAGGAGTGATTGAATTAATCAGGTGTGTTACTTGCTTAGATTTCAAGTGAAGAAGAAGCAGTTCTTTCACAACTTCTTAACTATTATGCTCTTTGGTGTTACTGGTGTTTTCATTTCTTCCTCCATTGTTGCAGCTGGTAACAATGAAATTCTCTTTTAtctatttgtttgtttgtttgtttgcgTAAAAGTATAATTAATTGATGCTAGTCTTCTCTCCAGGTAGCTGGTGGATGTTTCCCAAGTGTGGATTTCATGGTTTGACCATCCGAGACTATCTCAGTCAGTTCCGCTTCCTCTTTCTTCTATctaatctttcttttctattCAACGACTACTCACTTGTtctcagtggcggaaccagagggggttaggggatgctagagccccctGACCTTGAAAAAAcagtgtaatttttttttccctgaCAAGTTGTTCTATTTCTGGCAGGTATTGGAACCATCTTTTCCTCAACTGATACAGTGTGTACACTGCAGGTTGATTGCCcatattatatcatattatatatgttctcttttttttcttttttcttttttgtctgTCTGTCTAAGACTACCAACCGCTTAGCCGTTCCCATTGCACATTGTTCTCATGTATCCTAGGTTTTACACCAAGATGAGACCCCTTTGCTATACAGCCTAGTCTTTGGGGAAGGAGTTGTCAATGATGCAACATCTGTAGTGCTCTTCAATTCTATTCAGAAGATCAATGTGGATCATTTTAATGCCCACGCAGCTTTTACTCTCATTGGAGATTTCTTCTACTTGTTTTTTACAAGCACTTGTCTCGGAGTTGCTGTAAGTTTGTTGTTTTACTTTTCCTGCATCTGTTAGTTGCAATGGGCGTGTCCATAAGCTGTTGTGTGCTTACTTGTCTACCTGTTTCTTTAGGGTTTTTTTATTAAGTCTTGCCAGGAGGAATGACTTTTAGTTCTAATGAATTGATGCTTTAAATGGTTCAGTGATtacaatgaaatattaatatatttatttactaaTTTCTTCCCATCAAAGAACAAAATCCACAAGTGCCCATGACTGGATGTCATAAACTGGCTATACTTATGATCTGAGTTAAGCTGTTTTAAGACTCAAATTTAAAGCCATCATTGGTTCAGTGCTTCATGTCATTCACAGATATTCAAAATGTCTGAAGACATTCAGTTCCTCTGTGCCTAATCTGAAGTCTGGAATATCTAATTTTCTATATCTGTATCTAACAATTATGACTAATATTTGCTGATCAGTTAACATAAGCTGACCGGTCTAAACCCTACTCCATTTTTTTCCATTAGACGGGGCTACTCGCAGCATTAATTCTTAAAGGCTTGTACTTTGGCAAGTAAGTATTCATGAAGTTCTTATTCTGATATTGAATGAATTTTTGTATTCCTGTTATATAATGATGAACGACTGTCCTTTCGTCATAATGTTGTGATTCATCTGTTAGCTTTCACAGCTCTGACTAATTTCCTCTGCAGGCACTCAAGTGTTCGTGAAGTTGCTCTCATGATGCTAATGGCTTATCTTTCTTACATGTTAGCTGAGGTATTGATGATTAATTCCTCTTGACTGCAGTGTTAGCAAGCTGTAATCCTCAATATTAATATAGTCCTCCGACCCGTATTTCATTGAATATTTTTgacttgaatgcatgtttttgTATTAGGGATGTTCATTATTTACAACTCTGGTCTCTACCAGCATCTTAATATAGTGGCCTGACAAGTATTTTCATCACATATGTTTGACTTGTATGTCAAATGTTCTTGTACAGGGAATGTTTGGCATGTATAACTCTGGGGTACCAGATCATGAAAGTTGGTTTTAGCTCTCAATTGGTCTGATGCTAATTAAATGCACCCATTTTTTGCAATATATTGCTTCTTTATTGATAAGAGTATTCTGTAGTGACTGTTAATAAAGAACTAAATGGTTCCATTGTTAGACTGTTAACTCCAAACTAAGAGGTCTAACTTGACCAGCAGTCAATATAGTTCAGGACAATGCTTAACTTGTCTTAATTAGATCTTCTCTTAATATGAAAACTGATTGCACCTTTTTTTACGATAAACAAGCAGAATTTCTCTATTAGCTAGCTACTCAGCGAGTGGCAGTTTGCGGCTCTTATCAATGTCTAAATTATCTGTTATAGAGGAATTGTGGTTTAATGCTCGTCTCAAAGGCAGAGTTGTTGACCTCGGGGAGCTTTGTTTAAAGAGCTCCACAATACTTTTTGTGTGGCTTTTTGACTGGCACCCTTGTTACGTTACTAAATTCACAAATCAAAAGATATTCCTGATGTTAAGATTTGTGAATTCCTTATTTAAAATGCCACGTAAAAAATCTGAACTTTTTAAAAAGCCATGGAACCTTAGCTTTTGATCATAATTGATATGCTGCGAGTTCCTTGTATACCATTATTATAgctaataaatattttgtattcAACTCTCTTCTGTTGCTTAATGCAGCTATTAGATCTTAGTGGAATTCTCACCGTCTTCTTTTCGGGGGTTATTATGTCTCACTATGCATGGCACAATGTCACTGAAAGTTCAAGAATTACTACCAGGTACTCATGTGCCTTGATTTGAACATTGGACATCTTTTAAGCAAATAGTTTTTAGTGAACTTCGTGATGTAGTTGATCTAGAAAATGTTGACGGCTTTCGTACTTCTAAATGCAGGCATGTGTTCGCGACAATATCTTTTATTGCTGAAACATTTATATTTCTTTATGTGGGAATGGATGCCCTGGATATGGAGAAGTGGAAAATGAGTGTATTGAGGTAAAATTGAAATCTTATGTAGATGTTTTAGTTCTGCACCAATATAGTTGTAATAGTTGTCATCTATTTTGATGAGTCAGTCTTCATGATCTGATATATGTTCAATGCCCAGGCATAAGATTTGTGAAAAGTTATAGGAGTAAGTTATATCAGAAGTTATAGGTGTTATAAGTAACTATGATTGATAAAATTCAAGAGTTGTATTGACTATTACAAACGAAATTAGTCTAAGATGCCAGCTTACTGAATTCCCAAAAATATAGTCTGTAAACTAGATGTGATATGCTATgcagtaggggtgagcaaaaattctCCAAACCGACCGAAACCGGCCGATCCAATCCGTCCAAACCGAATTTAACGGTTTAataacggtttggtttggttatggtttcaaattataaaaaccaaattatttcggtttggtttcggtttttaccTTCAAACCAACCGATAAATCCAAACCGAACCCAATGTGTAgatttaaacattaatatacatgtactaataatgtattattaaagataaaattaaaatctacaaaaaatgtaaaatcttaaatatataaaaagtatcctagtaaagattttctttaaaaatattatttattctattttatgatgttaattttgatgtatgtattatgtttcaattctttttatttatatttttatagaagTATACgaatcacattttttttattttcttccgtctctttttatttatcaagcTAATATATTCTTCTATCCTCTTTAGATatgattaaatagaaaatataaattgaatgtttcattccttatttttcaagttaaaatttaattttgttgctaactttgttttacatataaaaaacggtttaaaccgaaaccgaaccgaaccgttttaaacggattggtttggtttggattttaaacataatggtttggttttggattgagattttgaaaaaccgattatttcggtttggtttggtttagacCCTCCAAACCGCCCAAACTATTccaaaattaaaagaatatattacTACTCACAAAAATGTACACaagattaaatattatatctcCCACTGCTAAAGCTGAAACACCTAGTTCCTCGTTGGTATCCAAGTACAAATATTCCGAGTATAAACTTCCTTAGCCTTCTAGTTCAAACTCTTGTTTCCATATTTGTCAGTCCAGCAACTAATTAATACAGGTTGAACTATTCAATATTTAGATAAGATTTTCTACAAGTACCAAGTAGGGCGTGTCCTTCTATTGTGAAAGAGTTTAAAGTAACAAAcacaacacacacatatagtacacattttaataataaaattacgaTCACAGTCTGCAATGGTCTTGAATCCAATTTGCATGTTCAAATCTGTTAAGAGAATTTAAATCCTGTAACCACTTGCATACTGAATAATAAGATaaagaaaaatgtttaaaagatATTCCTTCAATATAGGTAACATATATACGTTGAAGAGTTGTCTAAAGAAAAAGgggttaaatatcaagtaggtgaCTAACTGCGTCCAAAAAATGCAAGTACTTCCACAACTGTACTTGGTGGCCGGAACTATCAGATACTTTCATACTAGAAGTCTATGTGAGTACATGtatgtataattgtatatagGAGCAGTGCAAGCAGTAACTTGAGCACCTGTGAAGTTGCATGGTTTTTATACTATTAAATTAGTATTCTAACCCTTCATCTTTCTTGCAGTTTCTGGACTTCGATAGGCACGTACAGTATTTTAATCTTCCTGATATTAGTTGGCCGTGCAGTCTTTGTGTTTCCCCTATCCATGTTGTCCAACTTCATGAATCGTAGAGCACAGAGCACAGCATCCATCACAGTCAGACACCAGGTGAAATATCTTTGTTTCCGTTTAAAAATCATTCTGTCccaaaatttcatttttaagcTACTTTGCTACTAACAGAGATAGAACTTTGCAATTTTTATGTTATCCATCTAGACAGTAATTTGGTGGGCTGGGCTTATGAGAGGTGCTGTATCAATTGCATTGGCATTTAAACAGGCAGGTGCTTCCTATATTCTAGGTTATTAGTTGATTAGGAGATTGGCGCCATTTCAAATTGTCATTGGATTTAATGCTACTGCACAATTTTTGAATTTGCTCTGCAGTTCACTCATGCTGGTGTGACACTGGATCCCATCAATGCTACAATGGTAACCACCACCATTATTGTCGTCCTCTTCAGCACAATTGTAAGTAATCCTCTATTGTATTTCAGCCACTGTGATTAATGGAGAAGTAGTCAATCTTATATGTCCCATAAAAGAAGACATGTTTCAGTTCTCTTCTGCATCTGTTTACTTTATGGGTCATGCCATGTGGCAACagttttctttatatattatttatcgaGAACCCACATGAAATAATTAAGAATGACTCCAAACATAATATGAAGTTATAAGGAATATATTTGCTTCCAAGTGGTAAATATGACAAGGATTTTGAATAGGGGACGTGTTGCTGACTTTGCCTCTATGCTTTAATTGTTTCAGGTATTCGGTCTTTTAACGAAGCCTCTTATTACTTGTCTGCTACCTCATAGTGATTCGAACAGCAGTGAACCAAGATCTCCAAGAGAAAACATGAGACTTCCTCTACTTTCATTTGGTGAATCAGCGACAACAAACATTGATCGAGCAAAAGATAACATAAATATGCTGATTGAAAGGCCGGTGTATACCGTCCACACTTACTGGAGGAGGTTTGATGATGCTTTCATGAGACCTACTTTTGGCGGGCCACGTAGCACCGATCCTTGTTAGGAGGGGATTGGAAGCAAGATATTTTAAGATCTGCTGTTGTGCAAATGGTTTGGTGCAGGGTGAAGCAGTGAATGAGAAGGCAAagttttttctttccttttgtttgcaAGGCAATCTGCACCTAATTTACTGTGCTTTTCTTCTTGAATTAAAGGGCCATTATGGATCAAAGAGCATGCAATTGACTCTCTGTGGAGCAAGATTTTCAGATTGATAATGCCAGTCTGTCAGTACAACCATTGTTAATAAATGTAATAGGAACGTTATGGAAAGGTGGTTTTTTCTAGTTTATGGGCAGGATTGGGTCTACAAACAATCGTTTGTTGTTTCTGAGTTTTACATATTTATGTACTCACTTCATTACAAAATACCATTATAAaataactagcttataactGGTGCATTGTAagggcggttaacatatttattattttatcgtatatattttaaatttatctaattttattgtgagaataaaattatgatagaataatataattaaagaaatgttttatttaacagttggataaattttttatagTTAAGTTCGTCAAATGACTTATTTAAAAtcaggtcgaacatatatatttagatgagaatattaaaaaaaatatatatacatgttatatttaaaagattgattttttagttagacaatttataaaaagataatatattttagctaaaaaaataattaccatgtttctcaatgttatttttaaagattgtatttcgatacaatttaTTTACGAATATGTAgaccatacaaaaaaaaaagaataattagttatatagctACGCTCTATCTTGActcaaattgaaaaaaaataattagtttgatccaagtaccgaccgaccaaacttttaatatttcgacttTAACAGTACAGTACAAATTTGAtttcttatattagaaaaacGTATTTCTATGCATTGACtcattacaaaataataatagtcATTTTGGTTTTCTAAATTAAGAAAACATATTTCTACACGGTTTCCCATTAATAATTAGTATCAGAACCATTCTGTTGATACACAAACCcaaaacatatttatatacattattttttaaatttgcaacaattaaccaattacaAAACATTAGGACAACGTATTTTCagattattatctaaatttataataattgaaaTCAAAAGAACCATTCTATCGATACACAAACAGTAAAGATCCAGCCAAAAGAGAAATGCATCATTACTTTTAGTGTAAATTTATACTGTCCAACTGTTATAAACAGAATTTGCACGTATAAATATCGTCTAATAATCAACAACGAAGCCCCTTAAAATGATTTGCAAAATGACAATATTCAGCAGCTAGCACTAGGATAAAAGGTCGTACTCTAATTACATTTCTTCCTGTTCTTCTAAATATATCAACACCTGAACCAGCTACAGCTATTCCTTTAAACAGTCGGTATAGTCATTTACTAACTGCTACTACACAGCAAGCAATCCATACCTTGAAGCCTCTAACGTGTTCCCCACTTCCATCAGTAATACAGATCAGGAGAAATGAggaaacaaaaaaaagaaaaataacaaaCAATAGTCATCTGGAAGCCGTTTAGCCATCCCAGAGTGGGTCAATTACGGTGCTATGCAACTGTGATGCCATATATTTTTTGTACCTGCAAAGTTAAATTCATACCAAACCTGTGACTGCAGTAACTTCGAACATATATTATTCTGGTACAGTGTACTTTGCTATAAAGATGCAATTTATAGTGGGGAAAAATGCTTAAGTTTATATTCAGTAATCAGATGCGCAGCTCATGTAATAAAGACCATTAGGACATACTGAAAATAAAGCCTTTTGACTCCATAATGTGTTGAGCATGTCCAGAACTTGTGGAAAATACTTAAAGCAGGGAGTAAGGCAGTTCCAGAAAACAAAATTTCAAGAGAAAAAGATTTTTCTAAAATGCAATTTATGATATTATGTTTAAGAGAAGCATATAAATGACGTTGATGACCTTATAGTTCCCAGAAGTTTGACATTGGGAAATGATGCATCTGAatcacaaaacaaaataaataaataaataaacctaGGAAGAAATTGCCAGGTGAACAAGTAGATAATGACACTGACCAATTAATGTGATTGTGTATCCGATTTCTTGCAAAGGTGATAGTGTGCCAACATCTCAGGTATCCCCAAAGCCGAAACACTTTTGCATTTAAGGAGCTCTTCAAGCTTTTCATCACACTGTATAACCATTGCATTTGAAGGATCCTAAAATCGAAGATAACATCATTCTTTAATTTTTCTTACTGTATAACCATTGCATTCAAGGGAtcctaaaattgaaaataacatCATTCTTTAATTTTTCTTATGTAGAATCTCTGTTGTCGATAATCATACAATTGGGCTACCAGGTCACGAAAGATCCAAAAAGtgttatcaatatatatagagaaaaatattaataggtTGTGacattaataaaattatcaataaatgtATAGAAAATCAGAATGTTAGCATGTACTACACGATTTCTGAACAATTCATCTGTTAAATACACTTATCTGGTTACCAACCTCGAGCTGGTTGACTTTTATGTATTCCCATATTTGCCTCAGGACCTCTGCTTGTGACATCTCCCTTTCATCAGTGCCAAAAAAACTTGCGAGTTCATCAGATATTATCACAATGGGAACAATATCACTGCATTTACTGTCAGTTTTACTTTCAGGTGAGCGTTCACTTTTAGGTGCACATTTACTTTCAAGTTCAACACTGgcctttgatttctttgaaACTCGATTTGTTGGCTCTGCAAGCATCGGAGAATATCTTTCATGTGGTAAGTAAATAAAATTGAGAAAAGGGGAAACCAAAATTTGGGTGCATTATAAATTTCATACTAGTTGGTTCAAGGGGGATTATATGTTTAGCTAGCAACTTGTTCATCCTGAACATGTCAGTACTGTCGGTCTCAAAAACTAAGCGCAGCTCATCATTGCAAATTATTTTCCTCTTGTTACTTGGATCCTGAAGATTGTTTTTCCTTATGTATATCCACAGCTGCTTCACAATCTGAACAAGAGAAAAAGGTATGAAGAAAATTGAGGAAAGTAACAAGAAAGATATAGTTAAAAACACGGATTTAGAAGTCCCAACCTCAGTCCGTGGTAGAGTCGGATGACCAACAATAGGCTGAAGCAAGGGGGACACACCACAAAGTTTGTTAAGGCCACCAGG
Coding sequences:
- the LOC108219798 gene encoding uncharacterized protein LOC108219798, with protein sequence MVGGQGGAGGMVSREEQEIARGVESVLSAASPNLSSLQDVVEQVESKLGFQVSHKIDFIRTHIHYLLRPPPQPQPQHLYHKDHFALEQLPIPRPLAQQHTTLPPDHLPFSQQLQFEPYAASPPPPTTSPSSGLASPPPQPPPQPQSSKKSAQKVKRKRGGPGGLNKLCGVSPLLQPIVGHPTLPRTEIVKQLWIYIRKNNLQDPSNKRKIICNDELRLVFETDSTDMFRMNKLLAKHIIPLEPTKPTNRVSKKSKASVELESKCAPKSERSPESKTDSKCSDIVPIVIISDELASFFGTDEREMSQAEVLRQIWEYIKVNQLEDPSNAMVIQCDEKLEELLKCKSVSALGIPEMLAHYHLCKKSDTQSH
- the LOC108222239 gene encoding sodium/hydrogen exchanger 4, coding for MQMMNIIQGLAKYLDAGEKHEQVVPITLFIAVLCLCLVIGHLLEENRWLNESITALVLGIIAGATILYFSKGQSSRLLTFDENLFFIYLLPPIIFNAGFQVKKKQFFHNFLTIMLFGVTGVFISSSIVAAGSWWMFPKCGFHGLTIRDYLSIGTIFSSTDTVCTLQVLHQDETPLLYSLVFGEGVVNDATSVVLFNSIQKINVDHFNAHAAFTLIGDFFYLFFTSTCLGVATGLLAALILKGLYFGKHSSVREVALMMLMAYLSYMLAELLDLSGILTVFFSGVIMSHYAWHNVTESSRITTRHVFATISFIAETFIFLYVGMDALDMEKWKMSVLSFWTSIGTYSILIFLILVGRAVFVFPLSMLSNFMNRRAQSTASITVRHQTVIWWAGLMRGAVSIALAFKQFTHAGVTLDPINATMVTTTIIVVLFSTIVFGLLTKPLITCLLPHSDSNSSEPRSPRENMRLPLLSFGESATTNIDRAKDNINMLIERPVYTVHTYWRRFDDAFMRPTFGGPRSTDPC